One window of Trichomycterus rosablanca isolate fTriRos1 chromosome 2, fTriRos1.hap1, whole genome shotgun sequence genomic DNA carries:
- the LOC134302270 gene encoding myosin-2 heavy chain-like, with protein MEVELQDMKRAAEEERESHKNKEQDNETTVNTLKKNKCDLEEKVKTMYVELHDMKRTAEEERKSHKNKEQNYETTVNTLKKNKSDLEEKVKAMDVELQDMKKAAEEERESHKNKEQNYETTVNTLKKNKSDLEEKVKAMDVELQDMKRTAEEERKSHKNKEQDYETTVNTLKKNKSDLEDKVKTMDVELQDMKRTAEEERKSHKNKEQNYETTVNTLKKNKSDLKKKLKAMDVELQDMKRTAEEERESHKNKEQDNETTVNTLKKNKSDLEEKVKAMDVELQDMKRAAEEERKDHKNKEQNYETTINTLKKNKSDLEVKLKTMDMELQEMKRTVEEERESHKNKEQDNETTVNTLKKNKSDLEVKLKTMDVELQDMKRAAEGERKSHKNKEQDNETTVNTLKKNKSDLKKKLKAMDVELQDMKRAAEEERKSHKNKEQNYETTVNTLKKNKSDLEEKVKAMDVELQDMKRTAEEERKIHKNKEQNYETTVNTLKKNKSDLEVKLKTMDMELQDMKRTAEEERESHKNKEQDYETTINTLKKNKSDLEVKLKTIDMELQDMKRAAEEERESHKNKEQDKETTINTLKKNKSDLELKLKTMDMELQDMKRTAEEERESHKNKEQDNETTVNTLKKNKSDLEEKVKTMDVELQKIKRTAEEERKSHKNKEQDYETTVNTLKKNKSDIEEKIKTMDVELQKIKRTAEEERKSHKNKEQDYETTVNTLKKNKSDLEEKVKAMDVELQDMKRTAEEERKSHKNKEQDYETTVNTLKKNKSDLEEKVKAMDVELQDMKRTAEEERESHKNKEQNYETTVNTLKKNKSDLAEKVKAMDVELPKMKRTAEKEKKSHKNKEQNYETTVNTLKKNKSDLEDKVKAMDVELQDMKRTAEEERESHKNKEQDNETTINTLKKNKSDLEVKLKTMDVELQDMKRTAEEERKSHKNKEQDYKTTVNTLKKNKSDLEEKVKTMEVELQDMKRTAEEERKSHKNKEQDYETTVNTLKKNKSDLEDKVKTMDVELQDMKRTAEEERESQKNKEQNYETTVNTLKKSKSNLEEKLQAMDMELQKMKRTSEEETKIYKNKEQNYETTVNTLKKNKSDLEDKLKTMDVELQKLKRTAEEERKIHKNKEQNYETTVNTLKKNKSDLEDKLKAMDVELQKLKRTAEEERKIHKNKEQNYETTVNTLKKNKSDLEDKLQAMDVELQKMKRTSEEETKNYKNKEQNYETTVNTLKKSKSNLEEKLQAMDVELQKMKRTSEEETKNYKNKEQNYETTVNTLKKNKSDLEDKLKAMDVELQKLKRTAEEERKIHKNKEQNYETTVNTLKKSKFDLEDKLKTMYVELQKLKRAAEEERKIHKNKEQNYETTVNTLKKNKSDLEDKLKAMDVELQKLKRTAEEETKIYKNKEQNYETTVNTLKKNKSDLEDKLKTMDVELQKLKRTAEEERKIHKNKEQNYETTVNTLKKNKFDLEDKLKTMYVELQKLKRTAEEERKKFRTYMEEIKLKDQEEQKRKAVEAEERRALETKLKQAEEGNIQLKDQLQEATKNSERLEKSLNTMMSEASVMWQRKYYSQEREKEIQEIKKCSFGTALIKVKSVFF; from the coding sequence ATGGAAGTGGAGCTGCAGGACATGAAGAGAGCTGCTGAAGAAGAAAGAGAGAGTCACAAGAATAAAGAGCAGGATAATGAAACAACAGTGAAtacattaaagaaaaacaaatgtgatCTAGAGGAGAAAGTAAAAACCATGTACGTGGAGCTGCATGACATGAAGAGAACTgctgaagaagaaagaaagagtcACAAGAATAAAGAGCAGAATTATGAAACAACAGTGAatacattaaagaaaaataaatctgaTCTAGAGGAGAAAGTAAAAGCCATGGACGTGGAGCTGCAGGACATGAAGAAAGCTGCTGAAGAAGAAAGAGAGAGTCACAAGAATAAAGAGCAGAATTATGAAACAACAGTGAatacattaaagaaaaataaatctgaTCTAGAGGAGAAAGTAAAAGCCATGGACGTGGAGCTGCAGGACATGAAGAGAACTgctgaagaagaaagaaagagtcACAAGAATAAAGAGCAGGATTATGAAACAACAGTGAAtacattaaagaaaaacaaatctgATCTAGAGGACAAAGTAAAAACCATGGACGTGGAGCTGCAGGACATGAAGAGAACTgctgaagaagaaagaaaaagtcaCAAGAATAAAGAGCAGAATTATGAAACAACAGTGAACacattaaagaaaaacaaatctgatctaaagaaaaaattaaaagcCATGGACGTGGAGCTGCAGGACATGAAGAGAACTGCTGAAGAAGAAAGAGAGAGTCACAAGAATAAAGAGCAGGATAATGAAACAACAGTGAatacattaaagaaaaataaatctgaTCTAGAGGAAAAAGTAAAAGCCATGGACGTGGAGCTGCAGGACATGAAGAGAGCTgctgaagaagaaagaaaagatcACAAGAATAAAGAGCAGAATTATGAAACAACAATTAACacattaaagaaaaacaaatctgATCTAGAAGTGAAATTAAAAACCATGGACATGGAGCTGCAGGAAATGAAGAGAACTGTTGAAGAAGAAAGAGAGAGTCACAAGAATAAAGAGCAGGATAATGAAACAACAGTTAAtacattaaagaaaaacaaatctgATCTAGAAGTGAAATTAAAAACCATGGACGTGGAGCTGCAGGACATGAAGAGAGCTGCTGAAGGAGAAAGAAAGAGTCACAAAAATAAAGAGCAGGATAATGAAACAACAGTGAAtacattaaagaaaaacaaatctgatctaaagaaaaaattaaaagcCATGGACGTGGAGCTGCAGGACATGAAGAGAGCTgctgaagaagaaagaaagagtcACAAGAATAAAGAGCAGAATTATGAAACAACAGTGAatacattaaagaaaaataaatctgaTCTAGAGGAGAAAGTAAAAGCCATGGACGTGGAGCTGCAGGACATGAAGAGAACTgctgaagaagaaagaaagattcACAAGAATAAAGAGCAGAATTATGAAACAACAGTGAAtacattaaagaaaaacaaatctgATCTAGAAGTGAAATTAAAAACCATGGACATGGAGCTGCAGGACATGAAGAGAACTGCTGAAGAAGAAAGAGAGAGTCACAAGAATAAAGAGCAGGATTATGAAACAACAATAAACacattaaagaaaaacaaatctgATCTAGAAGTGAAATTAAAAACCATAGACATGGAGCTGCAGGACATGAAGAGAGCTGCTGAAGAAGAAAGAGAGAGTCACAAGAATAAAGAGCAGGATAaagaaacaacaataaacacattaaagaaaaacaaatctgATCTAGAATTGAAATTAAAAACCATGGACATGGAGCTGCAGGACATGAAGAGAACTGCTGAAGAAGAAAGAGAGAGTCACAAGAATAAAGAGCAGGATAATGAAACAACAGTGAAtacattaaagaaaaacaaatctgATCTAGAGGAAAAAGTAAAAACCATGGACGTGGAGCTGCAGAAAATAAAGAGAACTgctgaagaagaaagaaagagtcACAAAAATAAAGAGCAGGATTATGAAACAACAGTGAATAcgttaaagaaaaacaaatctgatatagaggagaaaataaaaaccaTGGACGTGGAGCTGCAGAAAATAAAGAGAACTgctgaagaagaaagaaagagtcACAAAAATAAAGAGCAGGATTATGAAACAACAGTGAAtacattaaagaaaaacaaatctgATCTAGAGGAGAAAGTAAAAGCCATGGACGTGGAGCTGCAGGACATGAAGAGAACTgctgaagaagaaagaaagagtcACAAAAATAAAGAGCAGGATTATGAAACAACAGTGAAtacattaaagaaaaacaaatctgATCTAGAGGAGAAAGTAAAAGCCATGGACGTGGAGCTGCAGGACATGAAGAGAACTGCTGAAGAAGAAAGAGAGAGTCACAAGAATAAAGAGCAGAATTATGAAACAACAGTGAAcacattaaagaaaaataaatctgaTCTAGCGGAGAAAGTAAAAGCCATGGACGTGGAGCTGCCGAAAATGAAGAGAActgctgaaaaagaaaaaaagagtcaCAAGAATAAAGAGCAGAATTATGAAACAACAGTGAatacattaaagaaaaataaatctgaTCTAGAGGATAAAGTAAAAGCCATGGACGTGGAGCTGCAGGACATGAAGAGAACTGCTGAAGAAGAAAGAGAGAGTCACAAGAATAAAGAGCAGGATAATGAAACAACAATTAACacattaaagaaaaacaaatctgATCTAGAAGTGAAATTAAAAACCATGGACGTGGAGCTGCAGGACATGAAGAGAACTgctgaagaagaaagaaagagtcACAAGAATAAAGAGCAGGATTATAAAACAACAGTGAatacattaaagaaaaataaatccgATCTAGAGGAGAAAGTAAAAACCATGGAAGTGGAGCTGCAGGACATGAAGAGAACTgctgaagaagaaagaaagagtcACAAGAATAAAGAGCAGGATTATGAAACAACAGTGAAtacattaaagaaaaacaaatctgATCTAGAGGACAAAGTAAAAACCATGGACGTGGAGCTGCAGGACATGAAGAGAACTGCTGAAGAAGAAAGAGAGAGTCAAAAGAATAAAGAGCAGAATTATGAAACAACAGTGAATACATTAAAGAAAAGTAAATCCAATCTAGAGGAAAAATTACAAGCCATGGACATGGAGCTGCAGAAAATGAAGAGAACTTCTGAAGAAGAAACAAAGATTTACAAGAATAAAGAGCAGAATTATGAAACAACAGTGAatacattaaagaaaaataaatccgATCTAGAGGACAAATTAAAAACCATGGACGTGGAGCTGCAGAAATTGAAGAGAACTgctgaagaagaaagaaagattcACAAGAATAAAGAGCAGAATTATGAAACAACAGTGAatacattaaagaaaaataaatccgATCTAGAGGACAAATTAAAAGCCATGGACGTGGAGCTGCAGAAATTGAAGAGAACTgctgaagaagaaagaaagattcACAAGAATAAAGAGCAGAATTATGAAACAACAGTGAatacattaaagaaaaataaatccgATCTAGAGGACAAATTACAAGCCATGGACGTGGAGCTGCAGAAAATGAAGAGAACTTCTGAAGAAGAAACAAAGAATTACAAGAATAAAGAGCAGAATTATGAAACAACAGTGAATACATTAAAGAAAAGTAAATCCAATCTAGAGGAAAAATTACAAGCCATGGACGTGGAGCTGCAGAAAATGAAGAGAACTTCTGAAGAAGAAACAAAGAATTACAAGAATAAAGAGCAGAATTATGAAACAACAGTGAatacattaaagaaaaataaatccgATCTAGAGGACAAATTAAAAGCCATGGACGTGGAGCTGCAGAAATTGAAGAGAACTgctgaagaagaaagaaagattcACAAGAATAAAGAGCAGAATTATGAAACAACAGTGAATACATTAAAGAAAAGTAAATTCGATCTAGAGGACAAATTAAAAACCATGTACGTGGAGCTGCAGAAATTGAAGAGAGCTgctgaagaagaaagaaagattcACAAGAATAAAGAGCAGAATTATGAAACAACAGTGAatacattaaagaaaaataaatccgATCTAGAGGACAAATTAAAAGCCATGGACGTGGAGCTGCAGAAATTGAAGAGAACTGCTGAAGAAGAAACAAAGATTTACAAGAATAAAGAGCAGAATTATGAAACAACAGTGAatacattaaagaaaaataaatccgATCTAGAGGACAAATTAAAAACCATGGACGTGGAGCTGCAGAAATTGAAGAGAACTgctgaagaagaaagaaagattcACAAGAATAAAGAGCAGAATTATGAAACAACAGTGAatacattaaagaaaaataaattcgATCTAGAGGACAAATTAAAAACCATGTACGTGGAGCTGCAGAAATTGAAGAGAACTgctgaagaagaaagaaagaaatttaGGACTTATATGGAAGAAATAAAACTTAAAGATCAAGAAGAACAAAAGAGAAAAGCAGTGGAGGCAGAGGAACGGAGAGCTTTGGAGACAAAACTAAAACAAGCAGAGGAAGGAAACATTCAGCTGAAAGATCAATTACAGGAAGCAACAAAGAATTCAGAGAGATTGGAGAAATCATTAAACACAATGATGTCAGAGGCTTCCGTCATGTGGCAGAGAAAATACTATAGTCAGGAACGGGAAAAAGAAATTCAGGAAATAAAGAAGTGCAGTTTTGGAACTGCTCTAATAAAGGTAAAATCTGTTTTCTTTTag